A region from the Armatimonadota bacterium genome encodes:
- a CDS encoding NAD/NADP octopine/nopaline dehydrogenase family protein, giving the protein MTSGHVDVAVLGAGNGGVAAAADLGLRGFTCALTNRSPERLEPFRQRGGVEATGATGDAFVPVARITADLAEAVEGAKVVMLTVPASGQEYYARALAPLLHPEQLIVLNASNTGSALHVARLLAEGGAPAVPIVELNSLTYICRMASPTRVNITGRARTTRAAVLPATRREEALARFGRLYPQAQPVDSVLVTSLTNLNAVLHPPGMLLNAGWIEHTAGDFFYYYEGITPAVARAIEAVDRDRLAVAEGYGVAVGTFLDYFYAAGYTSHRAWAARSVFEAMKDSVPNRYIKAQPNLEGRYIKEDVAFGLVPLQAFAAAAGVSTPTVDALIHLASVATGVDYAQVGLTAGRLGLEGAGRADVLRLVEHGPWERRR; this is encoded by the coding sequence CGGGGTTTCACCTGCGCCCTGACCAACCGGTCGCCGGAGCGGCTCGAACCCTTTCGCCAGCGCGGAGGCGTGGAGGCCACGGGCGCGACCGGCGACGCCTTCGTCCCCGTGGCCCGCATTACCGCGGATCTCGCCGAGGCGGTGGAGGGCGCGAAGGTCGTGATGCTCACCGTGCCCGCCTCAGGCCAGGAGTACTACGCCCGCGCCCTGGCGCCGCTCCTCCACCCCGAGCAGCTGATCGTCCTCAACGCCAGCAACACCGGCAGCGCGCTGCATGTGGCGCGGCTGCTCGCCGAGGGCGGAGCGCCCGCCGTGCCCATCGTCGAGCTGAACTCGCTGACCTACATCTGCCGGATGGCCTCCCCGACCCGCGTCAACATCACCGGCCGCGCCCGTACGACACGCGCGGCCGTCCTCCCCGCGACCCGGCGGGAGGAGGCCTTGGCTCGATTTGGCCGGCTCTATCCGCAGGCTCAGCCTGTCGACTCCGTCCTGGTGACCTCGTTGACCAATCTCAACGCCGTGCTGCACCCGCCGGGAATGCTGCTCAATGCGGGCTGGATCGAGCACACCGCCGGTGACTTCTTCTACTACTACGAGGGCATCACACCCGCCGTGGCGCGGGCGATCGAGGCGGTGGACCGCGACCGGCTGGCCGTCGCCGAGGGCTACGGAGTGGCCGTGGGAACCTTTCTCGACTACTTCTACGCTGCGGGTTACACCTCGCACCGAGCCTGGGCCGCCCGATCGGTCTTCGAGGCGATGAAGGACAGCGTGCCCAACCGCTACATCAAGGCCCAGCCCAACCTGGAGGGGCGCTACATCAAGGAGGACGTCGCCTTTGGCCTCGTGCCGCTGCAGGCGTTTGCCGCCGCGGCGGGCGTGTCCACGCCGACGGTGGACGCCCTCATCCACCTCGCCTCGGTGGCCACCGGCGTGGACTACGCGCAGGTCGGGCTCACCGCGGGGCGTCTGGGGCTGGAGGGAGCGGGCCGCGCCGACGTCCTGCGCCTGGTCGAGCACGGACCGTGGGAGAGGCGGCGGTGA
- a CDS encoding Xaa-Pro peptidase family protein, whose amino-acid sequence MSAPIATAVRLREVMREQGLDAVAATSPDNVVYSAGDTVPSHLSNRFRRTICLVPQEGRPALIVVNVEEALARDRARWIEDIRAYNEFTDDPMALLADVIRERGLDRGRIGLELDHLPAADADRLRRALPRVVVAPAAAVFFAARARKTAEEIAVIRRLGALAARAHGEAYRRFRPGMTEQDLARLLVDACPGVDYCRPIVGAGERGAFANAAPTDRPIAPGDVVRVDLISGQAWFHSDVARTAVCGPPTAEQARLWGVLLDAYARVQDALRPGARTRALHQLYLQTLSTAGLEASLKFLGHGLGLTIHEEPYVNLYTDSRLEPGMVLCLEPMYLVPGRMGLHIEDEFLITESGFEVLSVGTPNNRLIQLGAEEG is encoded by the coding sequence GTGAGCGCACCGATCGCTACCGCCGTCAGACTGCGCGAGGTGATGCGCGAGCAAGGTCTGGACGCGGTCGCGGCGACCTCGCCGGATAACGTTGTCTACAGCGCCGGAGATACCGTCCCGTCGCATCTCAGCAACCGGTTTCGACGCACGATCTGTCTGGTGCCGCAAGAGGGCCGTCCGGCGCTGATCGTGGTGAACGTGGAGGAGGCCCTGGCTCGGGACCGCGCCCGGTGGATCGAGGACATCCGCGCCTACAACGAGTTCACCGACGATCCGATGGCGTTGCTCGCGGATGTGATCCGCGAGCGGGGGCTGGATCGCGGGCGCATCGGCCTGGAGCTCGACCACCTGCCGGCCGCCGACGCCGATCGGCTCCGCCGCGCGCTGCCGCGGGTCGTCGTCGCCCCGGCGGCGGCGGTGTTTTTCGCCGCCCGGGCCCGCAAGACGGCGGAAGAGATCGCCGTCATCCGGCGGCTGGGGGCCCTGGCCGCCCGCGCCCACGGCGAGGCCTACCGGCGTTTCCGCCCCGGGATGACGGAGCAGGACCTAGCCCGTCTGCTCGTTGACGCCTGCCCCGGAGTCGACTACTGCCGTCCCATCGTCGGCGCCGGTGAGCGCGGCGCCTTCGCCAACGCCGCCCCCACCGATCGGCCGATCGCACCCGGGGATGTGGTCCGGGTGGACCTGATCTCCGGGCAGGCGTGGTTCCACTCCGATGTCGCGCGCACGGCGGTGTGCGGCCCGCCGACGGCCGAGCAGGCGCGCCTCTGGGGCGTGCTGCTCGACGCCTACGCCCGCGTGCAGGACGCGCTCCGGCCGGGGGCCCGCACGCGCGCGCTGCACCAGCTCTACCTGCAAACGCTGTCGACGGCGGGGTTGGAGGCATCCCTCAAGTTCCTGGGGCACGGGCTGGGGTTGACGATTCATGAGGAACCGTACGTGAACCTCTACACCGACAGCCGATTAGAGCCCGGAATGGTGCTGTGCCTGGAGCCGATGTACCTGGTGCCCGGCCGCATGGGACTCCACATCGAGGACGAGTTTCTCATTACCGAGAGCGGCTTCGAGGTGTTGAGCGTGGGGACGCCCAACAACCGGCTGATCCAGCTCGGTGCGGAGGAGGGGTGA